One Mesotoga sp. UBA6090 genomic region harbors:
- a CDS encoding macrolide family glycosyltransferase produces the protein MGIGIFFNVPAHGHINPTLPIVNELVERGETIIYYSTEEFREKIEKAGAKYKPYSFSLPQGPASGGNFVKLAGMLLKATEEVMSKEMKYIRKLQPDYIIHDSMCPWGKYIAKHLRIKAINTTSTFVFSGETTNKADGFRKKILKMAVEVGIGPILDIVSIKRRLKVEYGVDSKIMDLFRNQEDLNIVFTSLQFQPDGAKLGDKFAFIGPSIYDRKDAPDFLFGNMGDRKLVFISLGTIANERLDFYRECIKAFSKSEFNVLISIGSKVNKKELGVVPSNIYIEDYVPQIEVLKRASLFISHGGMNSVNEALYFGVPLLILPQQSEQVMVAKRVEELGAGICTTKKDIDAEYLLEKSAYIMESRSFYESAGKIGEDFREAGGYQAGANAILNYVMESEA, from the coding sequence ATGGGAATCGGAATTTTCTTTAATGTACCTGCCCATGGACATATTAACCCAACACTGCCAATAGTAAATGAGCTGGTGGAAAGAGGAGAAACAATCATATATTACAGTACTGAAGAATTCAGAGAAAAAATTGAAAAAGCAGGTGCAAAATATAAGCCCTACAGTTTCTCTCTTCCTCAAGGGCCAGCATCAGGCGGTAATTTTGTAAAGCTGGCAGGAATGCTGTTAAAAGCCACAGAAGAGGTAATGTCCAAAGAGATGAAATATATTAGAAAATTGCAGCCTGATTACATCATCCATGATTCCATGTGTCCCTGGGGCAAGTATATAGCAAAGCATCTTCGAATAAAGGCTATAAATACGACATCTACCTTTGTGTTCTCCGGGGAGACAACCAATAAAGCCGATGGATTTAGAAAGAAAATTTTAAAAATGGCGGTTGAAGTAGGTATAGGCCCAATTCTTGATATTGTTTCGATAAAAAGAAGATTAAAAGTAGAATATGGAGTAGACAGCAAGATAATGGATCTTTTCCGCAACCAAGAAGATTTAAATATTGTATTCACATCTTTACAATTTCAGCCGGATGGAGCTAAGCTTGGTGATAAGTTCGCATTCATAGGCCCGTCAATTTACGACAGGAAGGATGCCCCGGATTTTTTATTTGGAAATATGGGGGACAGGAAGCTTGTCTTTATCTCTTTAGGGACTATTGCAAATGAAAGATTGGATTTTTACAGGGAATGTATAAAAGCATTTTCTAAGTCGGAATTCAATGTATTGATTTCCATAGGCAGCAAAGTAAATAAAAAAGAACTTGGAGTTGTACCGTCCAATATTTATATTGAGGATTATGTTCCCCAGATTGAAGTCTTAAAAAGGGCCAGTTTGTTTATATCCCATGGTGGAATGAATAGTGTGAACGAAGCTCTTTATTTCGGGGTACCTCTATTGATTTTGCCACAGCAATCCGAGCAGGTCATGGTTGCCAAAAGAGTTGAGGAATTGGGTGCGGGGATATGTACAACAAAAAAGGATATTGATGCGGAATATCTTCTTGAAAAGTCTGCTTACATTATGGAGAGCAGATCATTTTACGAAAGTGCAGGGAAAATAGGTGAGGATTTCCGAGAGGCTGGAGGGTATCAAGCCGGAGCTAATGCTATATTAAATTATGTTATGGAAAGTGAAGCTTAA
- a CDS encoding alpha/beta hydrolase family esterase produces the protein MKSKRLILVSLILAVTLSVIGLAVNALNNDRDSQDTEASIMVDGLKRTYLMHTPPDRDQSKPLPLVIVLHGGGGSGAGMVESTQGGFNVLADEEGFVVAYPDAVENHWNDGRSKEEVDYRAHRENIDDVGFISALIDQLVKEENVAPQRVYVTGMSNGAMMTYRLAGELSEKITAAAPVDGNIPENLAANYTPGKPVSMLVINNTADPLMPWQGGDITGPFGNKKLGKVLSARESIELWVKHNQCSIIPAETTKLDNDSNDGTQVRRITYTGGLEGTEVILYAIEGGGHTWPAGSSKLPERVIGKTSQEINANEVIWNFFKNHLRQ, from the coding sequence ATGAAGTCGAAACGATTAATTTTAGTCTCATTAATATTGGCTGTCACTCTCTCTGTGATTGGTCTGGCGGTTAACGCTTTAAATAACGACCGGGATTCTCAAGACACGGAAGCTTCCATAATGGTCGATGGTTTAAAACGAACTTATCTGATGCACACTCCGCCTGACCGAGATCAATCCAAACCCCTGCCGCTGGTTATCGTCTTGCATGGTGGCGGCGGAAGCGGTGCCGGAATGGTGGAATCAACCCAAGGCGGTTTTAATGTGTTGGCAGACGAGGAAGGGTTTGTTGTAGCTTATCCGGATGCTGTTGAAAATCATTGGAACGACGGCCGTAGCAAAGAAGAGGTAGACTACAGGGCACACCGGGAGAATATTGACGATGTCGGCTTTATTTCTGCCTTGATTGATCAACTGGTTAAAGAAGAGAATGTTGCCCCACAGAGGGTTTATGTTACAGGAATGTCCAATGGAGCGATGATGACTTATCGCCTTGCCGGTGAATTGTCTGAAAAAATCACAGCAGCAGCTCCGGTGGATGGTAATATTCCCGAGAATTTAGCAGCAAATTATACACCCGGCAAACCCGTTTCCATGCTGGTTATCAATAATACAGCCGATCCACTGATGCCCTGGCAAGGTGGAGATATAACCGGCCCTTTTGGAAATAAAAAGCTCGGTAAAGTACTTTCAGCCCGCGAAAGCATTGAATTATGGGTAAAGCACAACCAATGCTCAATTATCCCCGCGGAAACCACTAAACTGGATAATGACTCCAATGATGGCACCCAAGTAAGGCGAATCACTTATACCGGAGGACTGGAAGGGACGGAAGTGATTCTATATGCAATCGAAGGCGGCGGACATACTTGGCCCGCAGGTTCTTCTAAACTGCCGGAGCGGGTTATTGGCAAAACAAGCCAGGAGATAAATGCGAATGAGGTTATCTGGAATTTTTTCAAAAACCATTTACGGCAGTGA
- a CDS encoding bifunctional enoyl-CoA hydratase/phosphate acetyltransferase gives MRSFSELISLAKAKGPRRVVLVGSEDREGIKALKFAFDEGIAVPVFVGDEERTNEILDEEGLKGEVMGASSSEEACEKGIRLVNSGYADIVLKGLVKTSTLLKAVLNKEWGLRSGKILSHIAALEVPAIDRIVFVTDGGMVIRPDLPTKISIIENAVSFLKSLGYEKPKVALVAAVETVNEDMPETLEAAVISKMGQRGQIIDCEIDGPLGIDNALSSFAAEVKKVTGPVAGRADLLVVPDIASGNFLGKSAVYFAGGKIAGLILGASAPIVIVSRADSSPSKLASIALASYSLGEQQ, from the coding sequence GTGAGAAGCTTTTCTGAACTTATTTCTTTGGCTAAGGCTAAGGGTCCACGAAGAGTTGTGCTTGTTGGTTCGGAAGACAGAGAAGGAATCAAAGCTTTGAAATTTGCGTTTGATGAGGGGATAGCGGTGCCGGTTTTCGTAGGAGATGAAGAAAGAACGAATGAGATCCTCGACGAAGAAGGGCTAAAGGGAGAAGTGATGGGTGCTTCAAGTTCCGAGGAAGCATGCGAAAAAGGTATCAGGCTGGTGAACTCCGGATATGCAGATATAGTATTGAAAGGTCTCGTCAAGACCTCCACACTGCTAAAGGCAGTTCTCAACAAAGAATGGGGGTTGAGATCCGGAAAGATCCTGAGCCATATTGCCGCTCTTGAAGTCCCCGCAATTGATAGAATAGTCTTCGTTACGGATGGTGGAATGGTAATTCGCCCAGACCTGCCGACCAAAATATCTATAATCGAAAACGCGGTATCCTTTTTGAAGTCACTAGGTTACGAAAAGCCAAAAGTCGCATTGGTAGCGGCTGTTGAGACAGTAAATGAAGACATGCCGGAAACCCTTGAGGCTGCAGTGATCTCGAAGATGGGCCAGAGGGGGCAGATAATAGATTGTGAGATAGATGGTCCTCTTGGAATCGATAATGCATTATCATCGTTCGCAGCGGAAGTAAAGAAGGTTACCGGTCCAGTTGCGGGCAGGGCAGATCTACTTGTTGTGCCTGATATTGCCAGCGGAAACTTCCTTGGAAAGTCCGCCGTCTATTTTGCGGGTGGCAAAATTGCGGGGCTTATTCTGGGTGCCTCGGCACCGATTGTTATTGTATCCAGGGCCGACTCATCTCCTTCGAAACTTGCATCCATCGCCTTGGCAAGTTACTCATTAGGGGAACAACAATGA
- a CDS encoding PHP domain-containing protein — translation MFVDFHCHSDHSDGTNSVAGIIEESVESRIAALSITDHDTLAGQIEAGELSSQMGIRYVRGVEISCDFHETLDILGYGMISSAASIENQLKEIRLKRDLRNTRILSMLRSLGVQITDEELEYSFPGESLGRPHIANLIVKKGYADSIEEAFSRFIGREGGAYVEKEKLSIRAAIELILSAEGVPVLAHPLSMMLDHDQTVEMIRKMKSYGLKGIEVFYKTYDIETRNELLEISKELDLLATGGSDYHGEHKKNLELGIEIPDDFVCSFLESLPANDRFDDQNL, via the coding sequence ATGTTTGTTGATTTTCACTGTCATTCAGATCATTCAGACGGAACCAACTCGGTTGCTGGAATAATCGAAGAATCCGTTGAGAGCAGAATTGCCGCTCTCTCGATAACAGATCATGACACTCTTGCCGGTCAAATTGAAGCAGGCGAGCTTTCTTCGCAGATGGGCATAAGATATGTAAGAGGAGTGGAGATTAGCTGTGATTTTCACGAAACTCTTGACATCCTTGGTTACGGAATGATTTCATCGGCTGCCTCTATTGAGAACCAGCTGAAAGAGATCAGACTGAAAAGAGATCTCAGGAATACCAGAATTCTCTCCATGCTGAGATCCCTTGGAGTTCAAATCACGGATGAAGAACTCGAATATTCTTTTCCTGGTGAGAGTCTCGGAAGACCTCACATAGCAAATCTCATTGTGAAGAAGGGGTACGCTGATTCCATAGAAGAGGCCTTCTCTCGGTTCATCGGAAGAGAAGGAGGAGCATATGTTGAGAAAGAAAAACTATCTATAAGAGCTGCCATAGAACTCATCCTTTCTGCGGAAGGCGTTCCAGTCCTGGCTCACCCTCTTTCTATGATGCTCGATCATGATCAAACCGTAGAGATGATAAGAAAAATGAAATCTTATGGTCTGAAAGGAATAGAGGTATTTTACAAGACGTACGATATAGAAACAAGAAATGAACTTCTTGAGATCTCGAAGGAACTTGATCTACTTGCCACAGGAGGCAGCGATTACCATGGAGAACACAAAAAAAATCTCGAGCTCGGGATTGAGATTCCTGATGACTTTGTCTGCAGCTTCCTTGAATCTTTACCCGCCAACGACCGCTTTGATGATCAAAACCTTTGA